One window from the genome of Breoghania sp. L-A4 encodes:
- a CDS encoding pilus assembly protein has translation MLRRVVQRYREATRAFGPSRSGSIVLIWALAMLVVIGAAGGAVDYGRAVNTRGLIANELDAAALAGARYLSTAKDVDEAKALIKDTFAQTAAVKLAGIAEVEDVVPVIDSINGVITATAQAYVPTAFVQLLGIRTIPVSVVAEVRFGSKYVEVALVLDITGSMMRDMDTLRTAAQSVVDELIPEGTSEKNSKVRISLVPYSQGVNLGQYAHKVTDGNAGTQNCVTEREGGEKYTDATYNYADKDSDFFGAARTVAPRHRRWNRSPPSATS, from the coding sequence ATGTTACGGCGTGTCGTGCAACGATACCGCGAGGCAACCCGGGCGTTCGGCCCCTCGCGCAGCGGCTCCATCGTCCTGATCTGGGCGTTGGCGATGCTTGTTGTCATTGGAGCGGCCGGCGGCGCCGTCGATTACGGCCGCGCCGTCAACACCCGCGGGCTGATCGCCAACGAGTTGGACGCCGCAGCATTGGCCGGGGCGCGGTACCTGTCGACCGCCAAGGATGTCGACGAGGCGAAGGCGCTGATCAAGGACACCTTCGCTCAAACTGCCGCGGTCAAGCTCGCGGGCATTGCCGAGGTCGAGGACGTGGTGCCGGTCATCGACAGCATCAACGGCGTGATAACGGCAACGGCTCAGGCGTACGTCCCGACGGCCTTCGTTCAGCTTCTGGGGATTCGCACGATTCCGGTTTCGGTGGTCGCGGAGGTGCGCTTTGGCAGCAAGTATGTCGAGGTGGCGCTGGTGCTCGATATCACCGGCTCGATGATGCGCGATATGGATACATTGCGCACGGCGGCGCAGTCCGTCGTGGACGAGCTCATTCCGGAAGGGACGTCCGAGAAAAACAGCAAGGTCCGTATCTCACTCGTGCCTTACAGCCAGGGCGTCAATCTCGGTCAATATGCGCATAAGGTGACGGATGGCAATGCCGGCACGCAGAATTGCGTGACCGAACGCGAGGGCGGCGAGAAGTATACCGACGCGACCTACAACTACGCCGACAAGGATTCCGATTTCTTTGGGGCGGCTCGAACGGTTGCGCCTCGACACCGCAGATGGAACCGCTCACCGCCAAGCGCAACAAGCTGA
- the acs gene encoding acetate--CoA ligase has product MSDNVFPVPADIAAGALIDNDKYLEMYQRSVDDPAGFWGEHGKRIDWIKPYTKVKNTSYDYHNVSIKWFEDGTLNVSANCVDRHLETRGDQAAIIWEGDDPSESKVITYRELHHEVNVFANVLHAMGVKKGDRVTLYLPMIPEAAYAMLACARVGAVHSIVFGGFSPDSLAGRIKDCDSSVIITADEGLRGGRSVPLKANVDKACEKLTNVSKVIVVKRTGGDISMKDGRDVWYHEEADRVSDHCAPVEMNAEDPLFILYTSGSTGQPKGVMHTSGGYLVYASMTHQYVFDYHDGEVYWCTADVGWVTGHSYIVYGPLANGATTLMFEGVPTYPDASRFWQVCDKHNVNIFYTAPTAIRALMGAGDELVKSTSRKSLRILGSVGEPINPEAWMWYHNVVGDGRCPIVDTWWQTETGGILITPLPGATALKPGSATRPFFGVQPALVDAEGTLLEGATDGNLVILDSWPGQMRTVYGDHERFVQTYFATYRGMYFTGDGCRRDEDGYYWITGRVDDVINVSGHRMGTAEVESALVAHAKVSEAAVVGYPHNIKGQGIYAYVTLMEGEEPSDELKKELVAWVRKEIGPIASPDLIQFSPGLPKTRSGKIMRRILRKIAEDSFDSLGDTSTLADPGVVTDLIDNRQNRQTA; this is encoded by the coding sequence ATGTCGGACAACGTATTTCCCGTGCCCGCGGATATTGCCGCCGGAGCATTGATCGATAACGATAAATATCTCGAGATGTACCAGAGGTCGGTCGATGACCCGGCCGGCTTCTGGGGCGAACACGGCAAGCGGATCGACTGGATCAAGCCGTATACCAAGGTCAAGAACACCTCGTACGACTACCACAACGTCTCGATCAAATGGTTCGAGGACGGCACGCTCAACGTGTCCGCCAACTGCGTCGACCGCCACCTTGAGACGCGCGGCGACCAGGCCGCGATCATCTGGGAAGGCGACGATCCGTCCGAGAGCAAGGTCATCACCTATCGCGAGTTGCATCACGAGGTGAATGTCTTCGCCAACGTGCTGCACGCGATGGGCGTCAAGAAGGGTGACCGGGTCACCCTGTACCTGCCGATGATTCCGGAAGCGGCCTACGCCATGCTCGCCTGCGCCCGCGTCGGCGCGGTGCATTCGATCGTCTTCGGCGGTTTTTCGCCCGACAGCCTGGCCGGCCGCATCAAGGACTGTGATTCGAGCGTCATCATCACCGCCGACGAGGGTCTGCGCGGCGGCCGCTCCGTGCCGCTGAAGGCCAATGTCGACAAGGCCTGCGAGAAGCTGACCAATGTCTCCAAGGTCATCGTCGTCAAACGCACCGGCGGCGACATTTCCATGAAGGACGGCCGCGACGTCTGGTACCACGAGGAAGCCGACCGGGTGTCCGACCACTGCGCACCGGTGGAGATGAACGCGGAGGATCCGCTGTTCATTCTCTACACCTCGGGTTCCACCGGCCAGCCCAAGGGCGTGATGCACACCTCGGGCGGCTATCTGGTCTACGCCTCGATGACGCATCAGTACGTCTTCGACTATCACGACGGTGAGGTCTACTGGTGCACGGCGGACGTGGGCTGGGTCACGGGGCACAGCTACATCGTCTACGGGCCGCTGGCCAACGGCGCCACTACATTGATGTTCGAGGGCGTGCCGACCTATCCCGACGCTTCGCGCTTCTGGCAGGTGTGCGACAAGCACAACGTCAACATCTTCTACACCGCGCCCACCGCCATCCGCGCGCTGATGGGCGCCGGCGACGAGCTGGTGAAGTCGACCTCGCGCAAAAGCTTGCGGATTCTCGGCTCGGTTGGCGAGCCGATCAATCCGGAAGCCTGGATGTGGTACCACAATGTGGTCGGCGACGGCCGCTGCCCGATCGTCGATACCTGGTGGCAGACGGAAACCGGCGGCATTCTCATCACCCCGCTGCCCGGCGCCACCGCGCTGAAACCCGGCTCCGCGACGCGGCCGTTCTTCGGCGTTCAGCCGGCGCTGGTCGACGCGGAAGGCACCCTTCTGGAAGGCGCCACGGACGGCAACCTGGTGATCCTGGACAGCTGGCCCGGTCAGATGCGCACGGTCTACGGCGATCACGAGCGCTTCGTGCAGACCTACTTCGCCACCTACAGGGGCATGTATTTCACCGGCGACGGCTGCCGCCGCGACGAGGACGGCTATTACTGGATCACCGGCCGCGTCGATGACGTAATCAACGTCTCTGGCCACCGCATGGGCACGGCGGAGGTGGAATCCGCGCTTGTCGCCCATGCAAAGGTGTCGGAAGCCGCCGTCGTGGGCTATCCGCACAACATCAAGGGGCAGGGGATCTACGCCTATGTCACCCTGATGGAAGGCGAGGAGCCGAGCGACGAACTGAAGAAGGAGCTGGTGGCCTGGGTGCGCAAGGAGATCGGTCCGATCGCCTCGCCGGACCTGATCCAGTTCTCGCCAGGCTTGCCGAAAACCCGCTCGGGCAAGATCATGCGCCGCATCCTGCGCAAGATCGCCGAAGACAGTTTCGACAGCCTCGGCGACACCTCGACGCTGGCCGATCCCGGCGTGGTCACGGATCTGATCGACAACCGGCAGAACCGCCAGACGGCCTGA